In Picosynechococcus sp. PCC 7002, the following are encoded in one genomic region:
- a CDS encoding helix-turn-helix domain-containing protein codes for MPNSPNSPWFPTSAMAQALGINPKTLIRNRKRFKEGHHYYNAILLAIGLPTAGTINEFLKP; via the coding sequence ATGCCCAATTCCCCAAATTCTCCTTGGTTCCCGACCAGCGCCATGGCCCAGGCCCTCGGCATCAACCCCAAAACCCTCATCCGCAATCGGAAAAGGTTTAAGGAAGGACACCATTACTACAATGCAATCCTTTTGGCGATCGGCCTTCCTACCGCTGGCACCATAAACGAATTTTTAAAACCTTAA
- a CDS encoding helix-turn-helix domain-containing protein, with protein MHPLDTSNGRFNGMMKTSKPQQTQATVLKQIRETLSLTQFEFAAKTGISLSTIQRAESGQREPNLSYEQWKKFTSIARQAGFDPEKLPDRLSEKVAI; from the coding sequence ATGCATCCACTGGACACGTCTAATGGACGTTTTAATGGTATGATGAAAACGTCCAAGCCGCAACAAACGCAAGCAACAGTGTTGAAACAAATCCGTGAAACTTTGTCGCTGACTCAATTCGAGTTTGCTGCAAAAACGGGTATCTCTCTTAGCACTATTCAACGGGCTGAATCAGGGCAACGAGAGCCAAACCTCAGCTATGAACAATGGAAAAAATTTACATCCATTGCTCGGCAAGCTGGTTTTGACCCGGAAAAGCTACCTGATCGGCTTTCTGAAAAAGTAGCAATTTAG
- a CDS encoding DnaB-like helicase N-terminal domain-containing protein — protein sequence MYSNSLATNKVTPIFSDRSLPPQNLDAEEMILGGILMGGAAALARVKHILEPEAFYVSAHRQIYQEFLKLDQKNLPIDLLTVISTLSAKKKFFETIGGTAKLSLLVDRTVSDVNLDHYADLVQQAFLRRQAIAIAEEVISHAYSRDTPVSDLANVIRDRFTEITASPLMTGEAKSIKLHQCDRLLEKLNHIQLDIDSPTYKEFMLQELARETGRSPAQLQSLFYKSLIEDEWEPTLSLSQLRDKYGDQVREWLLHGFIPKGATTLLHALGGQGKTRLLYDFIYHLALGESWQGFPVTKKAKILIIQTDEQPVDMLAALEVRGIRPDDPRFDIHYKTRWSTEHIPQLYREVQNERYDLILIDSLASVSRFSTVSENDAEFAKPILLLNKIAADFNTAIMLVHHSSKSGDARGTTAVYNAVSQVFQLTKDPQDLNPSSCERILCIQKSRARRPAKYALVFNPEEGSWVCEGEATLTPDPDSSLKEQVSQFLSQHRGVKFGSRDLAEALNFNTNSVRKVLGQLAADGIISWRKQGRSKTYWIDAFEEMVKGRLTDPPMDQVGSDADQFVDQFANPDGVKDVALTDPLIQKNEKFLRKKSGEKADQRIRSSETQSGHKTQTDPPSGSVRISSDQVDQMDQMDQIEKGDRVTVAQGCEIYPKVGILWEAGTILEVLDIGRKGIYSNQLQVKRLGDNSHAAWIPIANIEINHVSKEDKNHG from the coding sequence ATGTATAGCAATTCCCTTGCAACTAATAAGGTAACACCGATTTTTTCGGATCGCAGCTTGCCCCCCCAGAACCTCGACGCTGAGGAAATGATCTTGGGGGGGATTTTAATGGGGGGAGCTGCAGCCCTGGCCCGGGTGAAACACATCCTAGAGCCAGAAGCCTTTTATGTGTCAGCTCACCGCCAGATTTATCAAGAGTTTCTGAAGCTGGATCAAAAAAATCTCCCCATTGATCTGCTGACAGTCATCTCTACCTTGAGCGCAAAGAAAAAATTTTTTGAGACCATCGGTGGGACTGCTAAATTATCTTTGCTGGTGGATCGCACCGTCTCGGATGTGAATCTAGATCATTATGCTGATCTGGTACAGCAAGCCTTTCTCCGGCGACAGGCGATCGCCATCGCAGAAGAGGTCATCTCCCACGCCTACAGCCGCGATACTCCGGTTAGTGACCTAGCCAATGTGATCCGCGATCGCTTTACAGAGATCACCGCTTCACCCCTGATGACCGGAGAGGCGAAATCGATCAAGCTCCACCAATGCGATCGCCTCCTCGAAAAGCTCAATCACATTCAGTTGGATATCGACAGCCCCACCTACAAAGAATTTATGCTCCAGGAGCTGGCAAGGGAAACCGGGCGATCGCCGGCCCAGCTCCAGAGCCTTTTTTATAAATCCCTCATCGAGGACGAATGGGAACCGACCCTAAGCCTTTCCCAATTGCGCGATAAATACGGCGATCAGGTGCGGGAATGGCTTTTACATGGATTCATACCAAAAGGAGCAACCACCCTGCTCCATGCCCTCGGTGGCCAGGGGAAAACGAGACTTTTGTATGACTTCATCTATCACCTCGCCCTAGGGGAATCTTGGCAGGGCTTCCCCGTTACAAAAAAAGCCAAGATTCTCATCATCCAGACCGATGAACAGCCCGTTGATATGTTGGCCGCCCTCGAAGTGCGGGGCATTCGCCCAGACGATCCACGCTTTGATATCCACTACAAAACCCGTTGGTCTACCGAACATATCCCCCAGCTCTACCGGGAAGTCCAGAACGAACGCTACGACCTTATCCTGATCGACTCCCTCGCCTCCGTGAGCCGCTTCTCTACCGTCAGTGAGAATGATGCAGAGTTTGCGAAGCCCATATTGCTGCTCAACAAGATCGCCGCCGACTTCAACACCGCGATCATGTTGGTTCACCATTCCAGCAAATCCGGGGACGCCAGGGGCACCACCGCCGTTTACAATGCCGTCTCCCAGGTCTTCCAACTCACCAAAGACCCCCAAGACCTAAACCCCTCATCCTGTGAGCGAATCCTCTGCATCCAGAAGAGCCGCGCCCGCCGCCCTGCTAAATATGCCCTGGTGTTTAACCCAGAGGAAGGGTCATGGGTTTGCGAAGGAGAAGCCACTCTCACCCCAGACCCAGATTCTTCTTTAAAAGAGCAGGTTTCTCAATTCCTAAGCCAACACAGAGGGGTAAAGTTTGGCAGTCGAGATTTAGCGGAAGCCCTAAACTTTAATACCAATTCTGTTAGAAAGGTTCTTGGCCAACTGGCCGCAGACGGAATTATTTCCTGGAGAAAACAGGGCCGGAGCAAGACTTATTGGATCGACGCCTTCGAGGAAATGGTTAAGGGAAGGTTAACTGATCCGCCCATGGATCAGGTCGGATCAGATGCGGATCAGTTCGTGGATCAGTTCGCTAACCCAGACGGGGTAAAGGATGTAGCTCTAACTGATCCATTGATCCAAAAAAACGAAAAATTTTTGAGAAAAAAATCTGGAGAAAAAGCGGATCAACGGATCAGGTCGTCTGAAACCCAGTCAGGGCATAAAACACAAACTGATCCACCCTCCGGATCAGTTCGGATCAGTTCGGATCAGGTGGATCAGATGGATCAGATGGATCAGATAGAAAAAGGCGATCGCGTCACGGTGGCCCAGGGCTGTGAGATATATCCAAAGGTGGGAATCCTCTGGGAAGCCGGAACGATATTGGAAGTTTTAGATATTGGGAGAAAAGGCATCTATTCTAATCAGCTTCAAGTGAAAAGATTGGGTGACAATTCTCATGCTGCCTGGATACCAATCGCCAATATTGAAATCAATCATGTGTCAAAGGAGGATAAAAATCATGGCTAA